A region from the Pelagovum pacificum genome encodes:
- a CDS encoding DUF6524 family protein yields MGFLVRWLFALILLAATYNPTQYNYVRFSMANWDSNTSIVVLLGLLLLVGFIIYVRATLRSIGLAGMILILALVAAIVWVAYDQGWVSLQNPSANTWLGLFAMSLVLGVGLSWSIIRKKLSGQIDMDDVDE; encoded by the coding sequence ATGGGATTTCTCGTTCGCTGGCTGTTTGCGCTGATTCTGCTGGCCGCCACCTACAACCCGACCCAGTACAACTACGTCCGATTCTCGATGGCGAACTGGGACAGCAACACATCTATCGTTGTGCTGCTCGGGCTGCTGCTGCTCGTCGGCTTCATCATCTACGTCCGGGCAACCCTGCGATCGATCGGGCTGGCGGGAATGATCCTGATCCTCGCGCTCGTCGCCGCAATCGTCTGGGTCGCCTACGACCAGGGCTGGGTCAGCCTGCAGAACCCCTCCGCCAACACGTGGCTCGGCCTGTTCGCGATGAGCCTCGTGCTCGGCGTCGGCCTGTCTTGGTCGATCATCCGCAAGAAGCTGTCCGGCCAGATCGACATGGACGACGTGGACGAGTGA
- a CDS encoding CTP synthase produces MARFVFITGGVVSSLGKGLASAALGALLQARGFSVRLRKLDPYLNVDPGTMSPFEHGEVFVTDDGAETDLDLGHYERFTGVAARKTDSVSSGRIYSNVLEKERRGDYLGKTIQVIPHVTNEIKDFIAIGEDEVDFMLCEIGGTVGDIEGLPFFEAIRQFSHDKPRGQCIFMHLTLLPYLAASGELKTKPTQHSVKELQSIGIAPDILVCRSEQPIPHKEREKIALFCNVRSDAVVPAYDLNSIYEAPLAYHREGLDQAVLDAFGISPAPKPNLDRWYDVADRIENPEGEVKVAIVGKYVQLEDAYKSIKEALTHGGMANRVKVNVEWVDAEVFDREDAAPHLEGYHAILVPGGFGERGTEGKIKAAQFARERKVPYLGICLGMQMAVIEAARNVAGVATAGSEEFDHEAGKKRFEPVVYHLKEWVQGNHKVERKADDDKGGTMRLGAYDAVLTEGSRVAEVYGATGIEERHRHRYEVDTKYKDRLEDKGLCFSGMSPDGRLPEIVEWTDHPWFIGVQFHPELKSKPFAPHPLFADFVRAAVENSRLV; encoded by the coding sequence ATGGCGCGCTTCGTATTCATCACCGGCGGTGTGGTTTCGTCCCTTGGGAAGGGCCTCGCCTCGGCGGCACTTGGCGCGCTTCTGCAGGCCCGTGGCTTCTCCGTCAGGCTCCGCAAGCTCGACCCCTATCTCAACGTCGACCCCGGCACGATGAGCCCGTTCGAACATGGTGAGGTCTTCGTCACCGACGACGGCGCTGAGACCGACCTCGACCTCGGTCACTATGAGCGTTTCACCGGCGTCGCGGCACGCAAGACCGATTCCGTCAGTTCGGGCCGCATCTATTCGAACGTGTTGGAGAAAGAGCGCCGCGGCGACTACCTCGGCAAGACGATTCAGGTCATCCCGCACGTCACCAACGAGATCAAGGACTTCATCGCCATCGGCGAGGACGAGGTCGACTTCATGCTCTGCGAGATCGGCGGCACCGTCGGCGACATCGAGGGCCTGCCCTTCTTCGAGGCGATCCGCCAGTTCTCCCACGACAAACCGCGCGGCCAGTGCATTTTCATGCACCTCACGCTGCTGCCCTATCTCGCCGCCTCGGGTGAGCTGAAGACCAAGCCGACGCAGCACTCCGTCAAGGAGCTTCAGTCGATCGGGATCGCGCCCGACATCCTCGTCTGCCGGTCCGAGCAGCCGATCCCGCACAAGGAGCGCGAGAAGATCGCGCTGTTCTGCAACGTGCGCTCCGATGCCGTGGTGCCGGCCTATGACCTCAATTCGATCTACGAGGCCCCCCTCGCCTATCACCGCGAGGGGCTGGACCAGGCGGTGCTCGACGCATTCGGCATCTCGCCCGCGCCGAAGCCGAACCTCGACCGCTGGTACGACGTGGCCGACCGGATCGAGAACCCGGAAGGCGAGGTGAAGGTCGCGATCGTTGGCAAGTACGTCCAGCTCGAGGACGCCTACAAGTCTATCAAGGAAGCGCTGACTCACGGTGGCATGGCCAACCGCGTGAAGGTCAACGTGGAGTGGGTCGATGCCGAGGTCTTCGACCGCGAAGACGCCGCGCCCCACCTCGAGGGCTATCACGCGATCCTCGTCCCCGGCGGCTTCGGCGAGCGTGGAACGGAAGGCAAGATCAAGGCCGCCCAGTTCGCACGCGAGCGCAAGGTACCCTACCTCGGCATCTGCCTCGGCATGCAGATGGCGGTGATCGAGGCGGCCCGCAACGTCGCCGGCGTGGCGACCGCAGGGTCCGAGGAATTTGACCATGAGGCCGGCAAGAAGCGGTTCGAGCCGGTCGTGTACCACCTGAAGGAATGGGTGCAGGGCAACCACAAGGTCGAGCGCAAGGCAGACGACGACAAGGGCGGCACCATGCGCCTCGGCGCTTACGACGCGGTCCTGACCGAGGGGTCACGTGTGGCAGAGGTCTACGGCGCAACCGGCATCGAGGAGCGTCATCGCCACCGCTACGAGGTCGACACCAAGTACAAGGACCGGCTCGAGGACAAGGGCCTCTGCTTCTCCGGCATGAGCCCCGACGGACGCCTGCCCGAGATCGTGGAGTGGACGGACCACCCGTGGTTTATCGGCGTGCAGTTCCACCCGGAGCTGAAGTCCAAGCCCTTCGCGCCGCACCCGCTGTTCGCGGATTTCGTCCGCGCGGCGGTCGAGAACTCCCGGCTGGTCTGA
- the secG gene encoding preprotein translocase subunit SecG, translating into METVILVVHLLLALTLIGVVLMQRSEGGGLGIGGGGGGMMTGRSAATALGKVTWGLAIAFICTSIALTIIAASDSATGSVLDRITEQPAADEPAPTLPGLDGESLLPPTPGESTTDSLVPEAD; encoded by the coding sequence ATGGAAACCGTCATTCTCGTTGTTCACCTGTTGCTCGCGCTGACCCTGATCGGCGTGGTCCTGATGCAGCGGTCCGAAGGTGGCGGTCTCGGCATCGGCGGCGGTGGCGGCGGCATGATGACCGGACGCTCGGCCGCGACCGCGCTCGGCAAGGTGACCTGGGGCCTCGCGATCGCCTTCATCTGCACGTCGATCGCGCTCACGATCATCGCAGCCAGCGACAGTGCGACGGGATCGGTTCTCGACCGGATCACCGAGCAGCCGGCGGCGGATGAGCCCGCGCCGACGCTCCCCGGCCTCGATGGCGAAAGCCTGCTGCCGCCGACCCCCGGCGAGAGCACCACCGACTCGCTGGTCCCGGAGGCCGACTAA
- a CDS encoding adenylosuccinate synthase, with protein sequence MANVVVVGAQWGDEGKGKIVDWLSERADVIARFQGGHNAGHTLVVDGEVYKLHALPSGVVRGGKLSVIGNGVVLDPWHLLGEIETIRAQGVEITPETLMIAENTPLILPFHGELDRARESQNSVAKIGTTGRGIGPAYEDKVGRRVIRVADLADDATLERRVDRALVHHNALRNGLGLEPVDRDALLAKLREVAPGILEYAAPVWKVLNDRRKAGQRILFEGAQGALLDIDFGTYPYVTSSNVIAGQAATGTGIGPGSIDFVLGIVKAYTTRVGEGPFPTELFDDDGQRLGERGHEFGTTTGRKRRCGWFDACLVRQTCATSGVSGIALTKLDVLDGFDELKICTGYRLNGELLDYLPTASEQQARVEPVYETVKGWNESTAGARSWADLPAEAIKYVRRIEELIQCPVALVSTSPEREDTILVTDPFAD encoded by the coding sequence ATGGCCAACGTGGTTGTCGTAGGCGCCCAGTGGGGCGACGAGGGCAAGGGCAAGATCGTGGACTGGCTGTCCGAACGGGCGGACGTCATCGCCCGGTTTCAGGGCGGCCACAACGCCGGGCATACGCTCGTCGTGGACGGCGAGGTCTACAAGCTTCACGCGCTGCCCTCCGGCGTGGTGCGCGGTGGCAAGCTGTCGGTGATCGGCAACGGGGTCGTGCTCGACCCATGGCACCTGCTCGGCGAGATCGAGACGATCCGCGCCCAAGGGGTGGAGATCACGCCCGAGACGCTGATGATCGCGGAGAACACCCCGCTGATCCTGCCGTTTCACGGTGAACTCGACCGCGCGCGGGAGAGCCAGAACTCCGTCGCCAAGATCGGCACCACCGGGCGCGGCATCGGCCCGGCCTACGAGGACAAGGTCGGGCGCCGGGTCATCCGGGTCGCCGACCTCGCCGACGATGCCACGCTGGAGCGGCGGGTCGACCGCGCGCTCGTTCACCACAATGCCCTGCGCAACGGGCTGGGGCTCGAGCCTGTGGACCGTGACGCGCTTCTGGCGAAGCTGCGGGAGGTCGCGCCCGGCATCCTCGAATATGCCGCGCCGGTCTGGAAGGTCCTGAACGACCGCCGCAAGGCCGGTCAGCGAATCCTGTTCGAAGGTGCGCAGGGCGCGCTGCTCGACATCGATTTCGGCACCTATCCTTATGTCACCTCCTCGAACGTGATCGCGGGGCAGGCGGCGACCGGCACCGGGATCGGTCCCGGCTCGATCGATTTCGTACTCGGCATCGTGAAGGCCTACACCACTCGCGTCGGCGAGGGGCCGTTCCCCACGGAGCTGTTCGATGACGATGGCCAGCGCCTCGGAGAACGTGGGCACGAGTTCGGCACCACCACGGGGCGCAAGCGCCGCTGCGGCTGGTTCGACGCGTGCCTCGTACGTCAGACCTGCGCGACCTCGGGCGTGTCCGGCATCGCGCTGACCAAGCTCGACGTGCTGGACGGGTTCGACGAGCTGAAGATCTGCACCGGCTACCGGCTGAACGGCGAGCTGCTCGACTACCTGCCGACTGCCTCCGAGCAGCAGGCCCGGGTCGAGCCGGTCTACGAGACGGTCAAGGGCTGGAACGAGTCGACTGCGGGCGCCCGCAGCTGGGCGGACCTGCCGGCCGAGGCGATCAAGTACGTCCGCCGGATCGAGGAGCTGATCCAGTGCCCGGTCGCACTGGTTTCGACCTCGCCCGAGCGGGAAGACACGATCCTCGTCACCGATCCGTTCGCCGACTGA
- a CDS encoding DUF2842 domain-containing protein, whose amino-acid sequence MALTHKQKRRRALLILLVGLPVYIVVTVTILNLLGRPPIWVEFLVYAVLGILWALPFKKVFEGVGQEPPEDER is encoded by the coding sequence ATGGCCCTGACGCACAAGCAGAAACGGCGCCGCGCGCTGCTGATCCTGCTGGTCGGGCTGCCGGTCTACATTGTCGTGACGGTCACCATCCTCAACCTGCTCGGCCGTCCGCCGATCTGGGTCGAGTTCCTCGTCTATGCCGTCCTCGGCATCCTCTGGGCGCTGCCCTTCAAGAAGGTGTTCGAGGGTGTCGGCCAGGAACCGCCCGAGGACGAGCGCTGA